The following proteins come from a genomic window of Nitrosopumilus sp.:
- a CDS encoding DUF5643 domain-containing protein: MNRFRLLPPTVDDFDTTIVRIGKSQMEKMGLHDGDTVKVTGMKSSGALCYSIDDDFKLPNDSDITYLSENPTILPSLRAGNFVGYNINRHGSGLIPVSVEKVYEGTRPASKVCLMSLNSGSDDESFARSKLDALIVCENDRLNFRDAVPQNNFGYHITCVEPSDYAQITKDTVIEFVKIKPDKISSFFSGPKLERLQDVIPIVYQETLNDVNVTIPSLEIFDTGIRFALYIKSDFEPSQTIQNGATSVVVTLEDDLGNLHELTNHGGGGSSSQNGFEYKHEFLGKPLHHDAKQITITLHEILIQERFPRESPGSVSRKPMRGTKEEYAKIDKFPAFVVISGPWTSTVQLN; the protein is encoded by the coding sequence ATGAATCGATTTAGACTGCTTCCTCCAACTGTGGATGATTTTGATACAACAATAGTGCGCATTGGAAAAAGTCAAATGGAAAAGATGGGATTGCACGACGGTGACACAGTAAAGGTTACTGGGATGAAATCCTCAGGTGCATTGTGTTATTCTATAGATGATGATTTTAAACTGCCAAATGATTCAGATATCACATATCTGTCAGAGAATCCTACAATTTTGCCCTCTTTGAGAGCAGGCAACTTTGTTGGATACAACATCAACCGTCATGGTTCAGGGCTAATTCCAGTAAGTGTGGAAAAAGTGTATGAGGGTACACGTCCTGCAAGCAAAGTTTGCCTAATGTCTCTTAACTCTGGCTCGGATGATGAAAGTTTTGCCAGGAGCAAGCTTGATGCATTGATTGTATGTGAGAATGATCGACTAAATTTTCGAGATGCCGTGCCGCAAAACAACTTTGGGTATCACATTACATGTGTTGAGCCTTCAGATTATGCCCAAATCACCAAAGATACTGTAATAGAATTTGTAAAGATAAAACCAGACAAGATAAGTTCCTTCTTTAGCGGTCCCAAACTAGAAAGACTGCAAGATGTGATTCCTATCGTATATCAGGAAACTCTGAATGATGTGAATGTAACAATACCTTCACTTGAAATCTTTGATACTGGGATTCGATTTGCCTTATACATAAAAAGTGATTTTGAACCTAGTCAGACCATTCAAAACGGAGCAACATCTGTAGTTGTTACTCTGGAGGATGACCTTGGAAATTTGCATGAACTGACCAACCACGGTGGTGGAGGTTCAAGTTCCCAGAATGGGTTTGAATACAAACACGAGTTTCTTGGAAAACCTTTGCATCATGATGCAAAGCAAATTACCATTACGCTGCATGAGATCCTCATTCAAGAACGTTTTCCAAGAGAAAGTCCAGGTTCTGTGTCACGCAAACCAATGAGGGGAACAAAAGAGGAATATGCAAAAATTGACAAGTTTCCTGCATTTGTTGTTATTTCAGGTCCTTGGACATCTACAGTTCAATTAAATTAA